A region from the uncultured Ilyobacter sp. genome encodes:
- a CDS encoding ABC-F family ATP-binding cassette domain-containing protein → MAVLQINNVHKSFSGETLLKNISFSIDEKDKIGLVGLNGAGKTTLVKILLEEEYHDMDEDTKLQGTISKKGGLKIGYLSQNFDLNKENKVFDELMSVFSHLKKDYERIQELNERLAVDMDNFDQIMEELAELSTRYEQEEGYSVEYKVKQILTGLNFPENLWKNVIGDLSGGQQSRIALGKILLEEPELLILDEPTNHLDLNAIEWLEKFLKDYNKAFILISHDRYFLDNVINKVFELERKTINIYRGNFTDYTIQKEAYLTGAIKSYEKEQDKIKKTEEFIRRYKAGVKSKQARGREKILDRMEKMDDPVVSIRKMKLKFQVENVSTDRVVKIWNLSKSFDGQEIFRGVNMEVYRGDRIGLIGKNGVGKSTILRIINSLDNKDNGEILWGERIKIGYYDQKHEGLNEDATVIEELLNNYPLSEEQARSICGGFLFSEEDAFKKIGNLSGGEKARVALMRLIMDKPNFLILDEPTNHLDIYSREILESALEEYDGTLVVVSHDRHFLESVVNKIYEITKDGSTLFKGDYEAYKSNSEENEKDTQGNIDYEEQKKIKNRIGSLERKGQKLEEGIEELESEKSILEERYNEAGKKNNLETLVGIQKELDLMDKKIMETMEEWEAVQEELSEISE, encoded by the coding sequence ATGGCTGTATTGCAGATAAACAACGTACACAAAAGTTTTTCAGGAGAAACCCTTCTGAAAAACATAAGCTTTTCAATAGATGAAAAGGACAAGATTGGTCTGGTAGGTCTAAATGGTGCAGGGAAAACCACCTTGGTAAAAATACTTCTGGAAGAGGAGTACCACGATATGGATGAGGATACCAAACTCCAGGGGACCATATCAAAAAAAGGCGGACTGAAGATAGGGTATCTCTCTCAGAATTTTGACTTAAACAAAGAAAACAAGGTTTTTGATGAGCTGATGTCAGTCTTTTCACATCTAAAGAAAGATTATGAAAGAATACAGGAACTAAATGAAAGACTGGCCGTGGATATGGACAATTTTGACCAAATAATGGAAGAACTTGCAGAGCTGTCCACAAGGTATGAACAGGAAGAGGGCTACTCAGTGGAGTATAAGGTAAAACAGATTCTCACAGGGTTAAATTTTCCAGAAAATCTCTGGAAAAATGTCATAGGAGATCTGTCAGGGGGTCAGCAGTCGCGGATAGCCTTGGGGAAAATACTCCTTGAAGAACCTGAACTCCTCATACTAGATGAGCCTACAAACCACCTGGATCTCAATGCCATAGAGTGGCTTGAGAAATTTTTAAAAGATTATAATAAGGCCTTTATACTTATATCCCACGATAGATATTTCTTGGATAATGTGATAAACAAGGTTTTTGAGTTAGAGAGAAAAACAATAAATATCTACAGAGGAAACTTCACAGACTACACAATACAGAAGGAAGCCTATCTCACAGGAGCGATAAAATCCTATGAAAAAGAGCAGGACAAGATAAAAAAAACCGAGGAGTTCATAAGACGTTATAAGGCCGGGGTGAAGTCCAAGCAGGCCAGGGGTCGGGAAAAGATTTTGGACAGGATGGAAAAAATGGATGATCCTGTTGTCAGCATCAGAAAAATGAAGCTTAAATTTCAGGTGGAAAATGTCAGCACAGACAGAGTTGTAAAGATTTGGAATCTTTCTAAGAGCTTCGATGGACAGGAGATCTTTCGAGGTGTGAATATGGAAGTGTATAGGGGAGACAGAATAGGCCTCATAGGCAAAAACGGTGTGGGGAAATCTACAATACTAAGAATAATAAACAGCTTGGATAATAAAGATAATGGAGAGATCCTCTGGGGAGAAAGAATAAAAATAGGATATTATGATCAAAAACATGAAGGACTAAATGAAGATGCTACTGTTATAGAGGAACTTCTAAACAACTATCCCCTAAGCGAAGAACAGGCCAGATCAATATGTGGAGGTTTTTTGTTTTCAGAAGAGGATGCCTTCAAAAAAATAGGGAATCTCAGTGGTGGAGAAAAAGCGAGAGTTGCCCTGATGAGACTTATCATGGACAAGCCGAATTTTCTCATCTTAGATGAACCGACCAACCATCTGGACATATACTCTAGGGAGATATTAGAATCTGCTTTAGAAGAGTATGACGGCACCCTTGTGGTGGTTTCCCATGATAGACACTTCCTAGAAAGTGTAGTCAATAAAATATATGAGATCACAAAGGATGGAAGCACTCTTTTTAAAGGGGACTATGAAGCCTATAAGAGTAACTCTGAAGAAAATGAAAAAGATACCCAGGGGAATATCGACTATGAGGAGCAGAAAAAAATAAAAAACAGGATAGGATCTTTGGAGAGGAAAGGTCAAAAACTTGAAGAGGGTATAGAGG
- a CDS encoding O-antigen ligase family protein: protein MKKKIEIALLGILLTFLPFLVRLKILPTEPGTLMYLTHPLGEAIGDMFHYEKSRVLIVLGISMLFIMILKRNLKKTYYYIGLIIYGAGVLLSTFFSPFLPIALGGGGNRYEGIFVLLSYVVVSFFVINFVRERKDVKYFIYILLIGSFFVSLAGITEFLGMSIYKIPFLAKIAIPQEGLLDKVTYPEGYISMAQVIKFSPKFHNVKASLGNSNYSGSYGVMICMFLFPLILKSKERFTRYIFMFFYAANLALLLAGRSRAGIYASIASFIIFMVLCRKEIWKRKVFLLEIPLITGAIFLALNLLSSGAVGDNIENLEVNRKVNLRDVKSIGNTLEVTSYDNKLILKSGKEELSFYREDGSLVPVNIEKNIISLEDPKFQKYSFENKEKGVLELQYDEIKFPLVIQNQKFKTIGWSRKPEEIISPERMAKWDRYQRKASSRVYIWSRSLPLLKKSGFFGFGPDTYPIIFPQNDYFGKNVSLNNPYIFVSKPHNLYLQIGINTGWLSLFGFLLLVICYCLDSLRIYFNSGYENIYEIVGVGCSLAVIGYLMTGMFNDSAVSVAPTFWAILGLGISMNIKIRKGVI, encoded by the coding sequence ATGAAGAAAAAAATAGAGATAGCTCTACTAGGTATACTGCTGACATTTTTACCATTTTTAGTAAGACTCAAGATTTTGCCTACCGAACCAGGGACCTTGATGTATTTAACACATCCTTTAGGAGAAGCTATAGGGGATATGTTTCACTATGAAAAATCCAGGGTACTAATAGTTCTCGGAATATCCATGCTTTTTATTATGATTTTAAAAAGAAACTTAAAAAAAACCTACTACTATATTGGGCTTATTATTTACGGAGCGGGAGTTCTATTATCTACTTTTTTTTCTCCTTTTCTTCCCATCGCCCTCGGGGGAGGGGGCAACAGATATGAGGGGATATTTGTACTACTTTCCTATGTAGTGGTTTCGTTTTTTGTTATAAATTTTGTACGAGAAAGAAAAGATGTAAAGTATTTTATATACATATTATTAATAGGAAGTTTTTTTGTTTCCCTGGCAGGAATCACGGAATTTCTGGGAATGAGTATTTACAAAATTCCTTTTTTAGCAAAAATTGCAATTCCTCAAGAAGGACTTTTGGACAAGGTAACATATCCAGAAGGCTATATCAGTATGGCCCAGGTGATCAAGTTTTCACCAAAATTTCATAATGTAAAAGCGAGTCTGGGAAATTCAAATTACAGTGGCTCTTATGGCGTTATGATCTGTATGTTTCTTTTTCCGCTGATATTAAAATCCAAAGAGAGGTTCACGAGATATATTTTCATGTTTTTTTATGCTGCTAATCTCGCTCTACTTCTAGCTGGCAGGTCTAGAGCGGGGATTTATGCCTCTATAGCCTCCTTTATTATATTTATGGTCCTTTGCCGAAAAGAAATTTGGAAGAGGAAAGTGTTTCTTTTAGAAATTCCTCTTATCACGGGTGCCATATTTTTAGCTTTGAATCTTCTCTCCTCTGGAGCTGTAGGGGACAATATAGAGAATCTCGAAGTAAATAGAAAAGTTAACCTTAGGGATGTTAAGAGTATTGGAAATACTTTAGAGGTGACCAGCTATGATAATAAGCTTATTTTAAAATCTGGAAAAGAAGAGTTGTCTTTTTACAGAGAGGACGGGAGTCTCGTACCTGTAAATATTGAAAAAAATATAATAAGCTTAGAAGATCCTAAATTCCAGAAATACTCCTTTGAAAATAAGGAAAAGGGAGTTTTGGAACTTCAGTATGATGAAATTAAATTTCCTTTGGTAATTCAGAACCAGAAATTTAAGACTATAGGGTGGTCAAGAAAACCAGAGGAGATAATCTCTCCAGAGAGGATGGCAAAATGGGACAGATATCAGAGAAAGGCTTCTTCAAGAGTCTATATATGGTCTAGAAGTCTACCTCTTTTAAAAAAGTCCGGCTTTTTCGGTTTCGGACCTGACACCTATCCGATAATCTTTCCCCAGAATGATTATTTTGGAAAAAATGTATCTTTGAATAACCCCTATATCTTTGTGTCAAAACCTCACAACTTGTATCTGCAGATCGGTATAAATACAGGGTGGTTGTCCCTTTTTGGTTTTCTCCTTCTGGTGATCTGTTACTGCCTGGACTCACTGAGAATTTATTTCAACAGTGGTTATGAAAATATATATGAGATCGTGGGAGTGGGGTGTAGTCTAGCAGTTATAGGATACCTAATGACTGGAATGTTTAATGACAGTGCAGTTTCCGTAGCACCTACATTTTGGGCAATACTAGGCCTCGGAATTTCAATGAATATTAAAATAAGAAAAGGAGTAATCTGA